From one Pedobacter faecalis genomic stretch:
- a CDS encoding class I SAM-dependent methyltransferase: MMDELQLKELASQLGCPHGDNGLPTAESMAANNQFMISTAVSALDLHSNDIVLEIGPGGGAHVAELFTRTNAIRYHAIDISPLMVDLCKQTNSDLVGDGRAEFHLSDGIRIDFPNDMFDKIFTVNTLYFWKDPEAYLREIERVLKPGGMFVLCFAPKSFMETLPFTQYGFKLYENAEVKGLLAGAGFTPAKIDTYEETVVAGTRSIQRSFSVIGSAKPPVY, from the coding sequence ATGATGGATGAACTACAATTAAAAGAACTGGCAAGCCAGCTGGGCTGTCCGCATGGCGATAATGGCTTGCCTACCGCTGAAAGCATGGCAGCCAACAATCAGTTCATGATCTCAACGGCAGTTTCTGCCCTGGATTTGCATAGTAACGATATCGTTCTGGAAATAGGACCTGGAGGGGGCGCACATGTTGCTGAGCTTTTTACACGTACAAACGCAATTCGATATCACGCAATCGATATATCGCCGTTGATGGTCGATCTGTGTAAACAGACCAACAGTGATCTGGTCGGCGACGGGCGCGCGGAGTTCCATTTGTCAGACGGCATCCGGATTGATTTTCCCAATGATATGTTCGACAAGATATTTACGGTAAATACACTGTACTTCTGGAAAGACCCGGAAGCATACTTGCGGGAAATAGAACGCGTGTTGAAACCGGGCGGTATGTTTGTCCTTTGTTTTGCACCCAAATCTTTCATGGAGACGCTTCCATTTACGCAGTACGGCTTTAAATTGTATGAGAACGCCGAAGTGAAAGGGTTACTTGCAGGGGCAGGCTTTACGCCTGCAAAGATAGATACATATGAAGAAACCGTGGTTGCTGGTACCAGATCCATACAAAGAAGTTTCTCGGTGATAGGGTCTGCAAAACCACCGGTTTATTAG